The Cellulomonas sp. P24 genome contains a region encoding:
- a CDS encoding GntR family transcriptional regulator, whose amino-acid sequence MSRPPDRHMSPRALERLLGGWHRTGPAYTALADAVRAALLAGSLPLSTRLPSERELAVVLGLSRTTTSAAYQLLRDEGFLVSRRGSGTITTLPRRTSPRRAARRPASRGPTRASRVRPRTRSRTSRSLLHPRRPRSTPATWPPSTRCPGSSPDVATSRWAWTSSVRPSRGATGSAASRRPATRSS is encoded by the coding sequence ATGTCGCGCCCACCTGACCGCCACATGTCACCTCGCGCGCTCGAACGACTCCTCGGCGGCTGGCACCGGACGGGCCCCGCGTACACCGCTCTCGCGGACGCCGTCCGGGCAGCGCTGCTCGCCGGTTCCCTCCCGCTCAGCACACGCCTGCCGAGCGAGCGCGAGCTCGCCGTCGTGCTCGGCCTGTCCAGGACGACCACGAGCGCGGCGTACCAGCTCCTGCGCGACGAGGGCTTCCTGGTGAGCCGACGCGGTTCCGGCACGATCACCACGCTCCCCCGTCGGACCTCTCCGCGCCGGGCGGCGCGACGACCGGCCTCCCGCGGGCCTACCCGGGCTTCTCGCGTACGCCCTCGGACGAGATCGCGGACCTCTCGCTCGCTGCTCCACCCGCGCCGCCCTCGCTCCACGCCGGCTACCTGGCCGCCCTCGACGCGCTGCCCAGGTTCCTCGCCGGACGTGGCTACGAGCCGATGGGCGTGGACGTCCTCCGTGAGGCCGTCGCGCGGCGCTACCGGGAGCGCGGCGTCCCGACGACCCGCGACCAGATCCTCGTGA
- a CDS encoding YitT family protein has product MTDAIPSITAIVPTDAVFGSPRISRVHPLRRGAQLAAGLVLYTLSIALLVRAGLGTMPWDVLSQGLSRHLGWSFGTVTLSVSAVVLLAWVPLRQRPGVGTIANMMVIGLLVDPFLALLARLPERLSPESATLLVVAGIALNGLATALYVGARLGPGPRDGLMTGLVARTGWSLRLVRTGIEVTVVSLGWALGGTAGVATVAYTVAIGPLVHRLLPLFTLAPVGTRRAAPVGSERE; this is encoded by the coding sequence ATGACCGATGCCATCCCATCCATCACGGCCATCGTGCCGACCGACGCCGTGTTCGGCTCTCCGCGGATCAGCCGCGTCCACCCGCTGCGTCGCGGCGCCCAGCTTGCTGCCGGGCTCGTCCTGTACACCCTCTCGATCGCGCTGCTCGTGCGCGCCGGCCTCGGCACGATGCCGTGGGACGTGCTCTCGCAGGGTCTCTCACGGCACCTCGGCTGGTCGTTCGGCACGGTGACGCTCTCGGTGAGCGCGGTGGTGCTCCTGGCGTGGGTGCCGCTGCGGCAACGCCCAGGAGTCGGCACGATCGCCAACATGATGGTGATCGGGCTTCTCGTGGACCCGTTCCTCGCGCTGCTCGCACGCCTGCCCGAGAGGCTCAGCCCGGAGTCGGCCACGCTGCTCGTCGTGGCGGGGATCGCGCTCAACGGTCTCGCGACGGCCCTGTACGTCGGAGCCCGGCTCGGACCCGGACCGCGCGACGGCCTGATGACCGGCCTCGTCGCCCGTACCGGGTGGTCGTTGCGGCTCGTGCGGACCGGGATCGAGGTCACCGTCGTGAGCCTCGGGTGGGCGCTCGGCGGGACGGCGGGGGTCGCGACCGTCGCCTATACGGTGGCGATCGGCCCCCTCGTCCACCGGCTGCTCCCGCTGTTCACGCTCGCTCCGGTCGGTACGCGCAGAGCAGCACCCGTCGGATCCGAGCGCGAGTAG
- a CDS encoding aldo/keto reductase family protein — MVTYRYLGNSGLKISEITYGNWLTHGSQVENDTAKACVRAALDAGITSFDTADVYANTAAETVLGEALRGQRRESLEIFTKVYWPTGPKGPNDSGLSRKHILESINGSLQRLQTDYVDLYQAHRYDTETPLEETMQAFADVVRQGKALYIGVSEWTADQIRAGHALAQQLGIQLISSQPQYSMLWRVIEPEVVPTSRELGISQIVWSPVAQGILTGKYLPGAPLPAGSRATDTRGGADMIGRFFQVPGLLERVQLLKPIADELGLTLAQLAVAWVLQNSNVAAAIIGASRPEQVQENVRASGVTIPAELLARIDEALGGTVVRDASMTAASSPSSRPS, encoded by the coding sequence ATGGTCACCTATCGCTACCTCGGCAACTCGGGGCTCAAGATCTCCGAGATCACCTACGGCAACTGGCTCACCCACGGCTCGCAGGTCGAGAACGACACCGCGAAGGCGTGCGTCCGTGCCGCTCTCGACGCCGGCATCACGAGCTTCGACACCGCGGACGTCTACGCGAACACCGCGGCGGAGACGGTGCTCGGCGAGGCGCTCCGCGGTCAGCGCCGCGAGTCGTTGGAGATCTTCACCAAGGTCTACTGGCCCACCGGCCCGAAGGGCCCGAACGACAGCGGGCTGTCCCGCAAGCACATCCTCGAGTCCATCAACGGCTCGCTCCAGCGGCTCCAGACCGACTACGTCGACCTCTACCAGGCGCACCGGTACGACACCGAGACCCCGCTCGAAGAGACGATGCAGGCCTTCGCGGACGTCGTGCGCCAGGGCAAGGCCCTCTACATCGGCGTCAGCGAGTGGACGGCCGACCAGATCCGAGCCGGTCACGCCCTCGCCCAGCAGCTCGGCATCCAGCTCATCTCGAGCCAGCCGCAGTACTCGATGCTCTGGCGCGTGATCGAGCCCGAGGTCGTCCCGACGTCCCGCGAGCTCGGCATCTCGCAGATCGTGTGGTCACCGGTCGCCCAGGGCATCCTGACCGGGAAGTACCTTCCGGGAGCCCCGCTGCCGGCAGGTTCGCGCGCGACGGACACCCGCGGCGGTGCGGACATGATCGGGCGGTTCTTCCAGGTCCCGGGGCTCCTCGAGCGGGTCCAGCTGCTCAAGCCGATCGCTGACGAGCTCGGGCTCACGCTCGCGCAGCTCGCCGTCGCCTGGGTGCTGCAGAACTCCAACGTCGCTGCCGCGATCATCGGCGCCTCGCGGCCCGAGCAGGTGCAGGAGAACGTCCGTGCGTCCGGCGTCACGATCCCGGCCGAGCTGCTGGCCCGGATCGACGAGGCCCTCGGTGGCACCGTGGTGCGTGACGCCTCGATGACCGCGGCGTCCTCACCGTCGTCCCGCCCGTCCTGA
- a CDS encoding DUF3043 domain-containing protein — MFSRRKTDASPTVTPSDVTSTTTSGKGHPTPRRKEAEAANKRPLVPAGRTGNSKAVRAAERAAAKTRRDLEYQAMVTGDEAHLPARDRGPVRRFVRDYVDARRTMLEYMLPGVLGFLILQIVAQQVSSYAYLGILIAFYLFVIATVVDEVLLWRRLRKLLIAKFGPSTSMQGLVLYTVSRTSQIRRTRMPRPQVKRGEHPS, encoded by the coding sequence GTGTTCTCTCGCCGCAAGACCGATGCCAGCCCTACCGTCACCCCGTCGGACGTCACGTCGACGACGACCTCGGGGAAGGGGCACCCCACGCCGCGCCGTAAGGAGGCCGAGGCCGCCAACAAGCGCCCGCTCGTCCCGGCCGGCCGCACGGGGAACAGCAAGGCCGTGCGCGCCGCGGAGCGCGCCGCCGCGAAGACGCGCCGCGACCTGGAGTACCAGGCCATGGTCACGGGTGACGAGGCCCACCTGCCTGCACGGGACCGCGGACCGGTGCGCCGGTTCGTCCGCGACTACGTCGACGCCAGGCGCACCATGCTCGAGTACATGCTGCCGGGTGTGCTCGGCTTCCTCATCCTGCAGATCGTCGCCCAGCAGGTGTCCTCGTACGCCTACCTGGGCATCCTGATCGCCTTCTACCTCTTCGTGATCGCCACCGTCGTCGACGAGGTCCTGCTCTGGCGCCGGCTCCGCAAGCTCCTGATCGCGAAGTTCGGTCCCTCGACGTCGATGCAGGGGCTCGTGCTCTACACGGTGAGCCGCACGTCGCAGATCCGGCGCACGCGCATGCCGCGACCGCAGGTCAAGCGCGGCGAGCACCCGTCCTGA
- a CDS encoding dipeptidase, protein MTDAPQSTPVPTSPDGSPAPGPRNTAHWRQRVSEEFGSIRRDLEALVRIPSISNPAFDQADVRATAEAVAALLTDAGLPEVEILTATGPDGRPGAPAVVARRPAAPGRPTVVLYAHHDVQPTGDPAAWDTPPFEPTERDGRLYGRGAADDKAGIVAHVGALRVLGDALGIGVTVFVEGEEEIGSPTFTSFLHTYQDKLAADVFVVADSANWRVGVPALTTSLRGLVDAEVEVAVLSHAVHSGFFGGPVLDALTVLARLIATLHDEAGDVAVEGLVVGPDPTVDYDEADLRADAAVLDGVHLSGSGPLTARLWTRPALSVIGIDATSVAEASNTLAPRATAKLSLRIAPGQDPALAMAALRRHLESHAPFGARVTVRDGEAGKPYQAPADSVAMRAARAAFAEAWGVPPVDIGVGGSIPFIADLVDLFPQAAVLVTGVEDPDSRAHGANESVHLGELEKVVLAEVLLLVQLAEG, encoded by the coding sequence ATGACCGACGCGCCCCAGTCCACGCCCGTGCCGACGTCTCCCGACGGGTCGCCTGCGCCCGGTCCCCGGAACACCGCGCACTGGCGTCAGCGGGTCTCGGAGGAGTTCGGGTCGATCAGGCGGGACCTCGAGGCGCTCGTCCGCATCCCCAGCATCTCCAACCCGGCGTTCGACCAGGCGGACGTCCGGGCGACGGCGGAGGCGGTCGCCGCGCTCCTGACCGACGCGGGGCTTCCGGAGGTCGAGATCCTCACGGCGACGGGACCCGACGGCCGACCGGGTGCGCCTGCCGTCGTCGCGCGCAGGCCTGCGGCGCCCGGTCGACCGACGGTCGTGCTCTACGCGCACCACGACGTCCAGCCCACCGGGGACCCGGCCGCGTGGGACACACCCCCGTTCGAGCCGACCGAGCGTGACGGCCGTCTCTACGGCCGCGGCGCCGCGGACGACAAGGCCGGCATCGTCGCGCACGTCGGCGCCCTGCGCGTGCTGGGCGACGCGCTCGGGATCGGGGTGACGGTGTTCGTCGAGGGCGAGGAGGAGATCGGCTCGCCGACGTTCACGTCGTTCCTCCACACGTACCAGGACAAGCTGGCGGCGGACGTGTTCGTGGTTGCGGACTCCGCGAACTGGCGGGTGGGCGTCCCGGCACTGACCACGTCGCTCCGGGGGCTGGTCGATGCCGAGGTCGAGGTCGCCGTGCTCTCCCACGCGGTGCACTCCGGCTTCTTCGGGGGCCCGGTGCTGGACGCCCTGACCGTGCTCGCGCGACTGATCGCGACGCTGCACGACGAGGCCGGCGACGTCGCGGTCGAGGGCCTCGTCGTCGGCCCGGACCCCACCGTCGACTACGACGAGGCCGACCTGCGTGCCGATGCAGCCGTCCTCGACGGTGTCCACCTGTCCGGCTCGGGACCGTTGACGGCACGGCTGTGGACCCGGCCGGCCCTGAGCGTGATCGGGATCGACGCGACGAGCGTCGCCGAGGCCTCGAACACCCTGGCGCCACGCGCGACCGCGAAGCTGTCCCTCAGGATCGCGCCGGGGCAGGACCCCGCCCTGGCGATGGCGGCGCTCCGTCGGCACCTCGAGTCCCACGCACCGTTCGGGGCCCGGGTGACCGTTCGCGACGGCGAGGCGGGCAAGCCGTACCAGGCGCCGGCGGACTCGGTGGCGATGCGCGCCGCGCGCGCGGCGTTCGCCGAGGCGTGGGGAGTCCCGCCGGTCGACATCGGCGTCGGCGGCTCGATCCCCTTCATCGCCGATCTCGTCGATCTCTTCCCGCAGGCCGCGGTGCTCGTCACCGGGGTGGAGGACCCGGACTCACGCGCGCACGGCGCCAACGAGTCGGTGCACCTCGGCGAGCTCGAGAAGGTCGTGCTCGCGGAGGTTCTGCTGCTGGTGCAGCTCGCGGAGGGCTGA
- the nadA gene encoding quinolinate synthase NadA — translation MTSNPGTTFTEPAPSAALLLLGRGVDLASERGVECVGDLPAPSDPDLVERARVARAALGDRAFVLGHHYQRDEVIDFADVTGDSFKLAREAAARPEAEFILFCGVHFMAESADILTSDTQQVILPDLAAGCSMADMAAIHQVEDAWDVLTEVGVAATTVPVTYMNSTAAIKAFTGRHGGTVCTSSNAHVALRWAFDQVGGADGNGKVLFMPDQHLGRNTAVRELGLSVDDCVVYDPRKPQGGLTAQQLRDARMILWRGHCSVHGRFSATNVSDIRAAAPGVTVLVHPECTHEVVTAADMVGSTEYIIKALEAAEPGSTWAIGTELNLVRRLANAHPDKTVHYLDSTVCFCSTMNRIDLPHLVWAMESLVAGRVVNRVVVDEDDAHWARVALDQMLALPGY, via the coding sequence GTGACGAGCAACCCAGGCACGACGTTCACCGAGCCCGCGCCGTCGGCGGCGCTGCTGCTCCTCGGGCGCGGGGTCGACCTCGCCTCCGAGCGGGGTGTCGAGTGCGTCGGCGACCTGCCGGCGCCGAGCGACCCGGACCTTGTCGAACGTGCCCGCGTGGCACGTGCCGCCCTGGGCGACCGGGCGTTCGTGCTCGGCCACCACTACCAGCGCGACGAGGTCATCGACTTCGCCGACGTGACCGGCGACTCGTTCAAGCTCGCGCGCGAGGCGGCAGCACGCCCCGAGGCCGAGTTCATCCTGTTCTGCGGCGTCCACTTCATGGCCGAGTCTGCCGACATCCTCACCTCGGACACCCAGCAGGTGATCCTCCCCGACCTCGCGGCAGGCTGCTCGATGGCCGACATGGCCGCGATCCACCAGGTCGAGGACGCCTGGGACGTGCTCACCGAGGTCGGTGTGGCCGCGACCACCGTCCCGGTCACGTACATGAACTCCACCGCGGCGATCAAGGCCTTCACCGGCCGGCACGGCGGGACCGTCTGCACGTCGTCGAACGCCCACGTCGCGCTGCGGTGGGCCTTCGACCAGGTCGGCGGGGCGGACGGGAACGGCAAGGTCCTGTTCATGCCGGACCAGCACCTGGGGCGCAACACCGCCGTCCGCGAGCTGGGCCTCTCCGTCGACGACTGCGTCGTGTACGACCCGCGCAAGCCGCAGGGCGGGCTCACGGCGCAGCAGCTGCGCGACGCGCGGATGATCCTGTGGCGCGGGCACTGCTCGGTGCACGGGCGGTTCTCTGCGACGAACGTCTCCGACATCCGTGCGGCCGCGCCGGGGGTGACCGTGCTCGTGCATCCCGAGTGCACGCACGAGGTCGTCACCGCGGCTGACATGGTCGGCTCGACCGAGTACATCATCAAGGCGCTCGAGGCCGCCGAGCCGGGGTCGACCTGGGCGATCGGCACCGAGCTCAACCTCGTGCGCCGGCTGGCGAACGCCCACCCGGACAAGACGGTGCACTACCTCGACTCGACGGTGTGCTTCTGCTCGACCATGAACCGCATCGACCTGCCGCACCTGGTCTGGGCGATGGAGTCGCTCGTCGCCGGCCGGGTCGTCAACCGGGTGGTGGTCGACGAGGACGACGCGCACTGGGCGCGGGTCGCTCTCGACCAGATGCTCGCGCTGCCCGGGTACTGA
- a CDS encoding glycerate kinase has translation MVSASGGIRPADVAGLVDVRERLSGVELVGAYDVDVPLLGLHGASGGFAAQKGATPEQAQELERSLGHFAQLVGQALGTDVGRPDLLVGAPRTPRLSTAPGTGAAGGLGFGLALLGARLVPGSAVVASAVGLAERIAGVDLVVTGEGTFDWQSLHGKVVQAVAARALEAAVPTVVLAGQVALGRREWSAAGIAGAYAVATSDDEIAASLADPSGTLADRAARLARTWSR, from the coding sequence GTGGTCTCCGCCTCGGGGGGGATTCGACCGGCCGACGTCGCGGGACTCGTCGATGTGCGGGAGCGGTTGTCCGGCGTCGAGCTCGTCGGCGCCTACGACGTGGACGTCCCGCTGCTCGGGTTGCACGGGGCGAGCGGTGGCTTCGCTGCCCAGAAGGGTGCGACACCGGAGCAGGCGCAAGAGCTCGAGCGGTCCCTCGGCCACTTCGCTCAGCTGGTCGGGCAGGCGCTCGGGACGGACGTCGGGCGTCCGGACCTGCTCGTCGGTGCGCCTCGCACCCCGCGGTTGTCGACGGCGCCGGGGACCGGTGCGGCAGGTGGGCTCGGGTTCGGTCTCGCGCTGCTCGGTGCTCGGCTGGTTCCCGGGTCGGCCGTCGTCGCGAGCGCGGTGGGACTGGCGGAGCGGATCGCGGGCGTCGACCTCGTCGTGACGGGGGAAGGCACGTTCGACTGGCAGTCCTTGCACGGCAAGGTCGTCCAGGCGGTGGCGGCCCGGGCACTCGAGGCCGCCGTGCCGACGGTCGTGCTCGCGGGGCAGGTCGCGCTCGGGCGCCGCGAGTGGAGCGCGGCCGGGATCGCCGGTGCGTATGCGGTCGCGACGTCGGACGACGAGATCGCGGCATCGCTGGCCGATCCGAGCGGCACGCTCGCCGATCGGGCGGCCCGGCTGGCACGGACGTGGTCGCGCTGA
- the erpA gene encoding iron-sulfur cluster insertion protein ErpA, with product MSETTETATHGVVLSDVAAGKVRSLLEQEGRDDLRLRVAVQPGGCSGLIYQLYFDERVLDGDAIRDYDGVEVIVDRMSVPYLDGATIDFADTIEKQGFTIDNPNAGSACACGGSFS from the coding sequence ATGAGCGAAACCACCGAGACCGCCACCCACGGCGTCGTGCTGAGCGACGTGGCCGCGGGCAAGGTCCGCAGCCTCCTCGAGCAGGAGGGCCGCGACGACCTCCGGCTCCGGGTGGCCGTCCAGCCGGGCGGGTGTTCCGGCCTGATCTACCAGCTGTACTTCGACGAGCGTGTGCTCGACGGCGACGCGATCCGTGACTACGACGGCGTCGAGGTGATCGTCGACCGGATGAGCGTCCCGTACCTCGACGGGGCGACGATCGACTTCGCGGACACGATCGAGAAGCAGGGCTTCACGATCGACAACCCGAACGCGGGCAGCGCGTGCGCCTGCGGGGGCTCGTTCTCCTGA
- a CDS encoding sulfurtransferase TusA family protein, whose amino-acid sequence MTPRTSGEPHDDRPGAGTPADTGASADTRSPADPASPAGAVTPRGAPTIVDARGVRCPMPVIMIARAAAALPGGSLVTVIATDPAARHDVPAWARMRGHTVVDDDAPAASPAGEIRLTVRLAGDD is encoded by the coding sequence GTGACGCCACGCACGAGCGGCGAGCCGCACGACGACCGGCCGGGCGCCGGCACACCGGCAGACACCGGCGCCTCGGCAGACACCCGCAGCCCGGCAGACCCCGCCAGCCCGGCAGGCGCGGTCACCCCCAGAGGTGCGCCGACGATCGTCGACGCGCGCGGCGTGCGCTGCCCGATGCCCGTCATCATGATCGCCCGCGCGGCAGCGGCACTGCCCGGCGGGTCGCTCGTCACCGTGATCGCCACCGACCCTGCGGCGCGCCACGACGTTCCGGCGTGGGCGCGCATGCGCGGTCACACCGTCGTCGACGACGACGCCCCGGCCGCGTCACCGGCCGGCGAGATCCGCCTCACCGTCCGGCTGGCCGGAGACGACTGA